Proteins co-encoded in one Candidatus Hydrogenedentota bacterium genomic window:
- the narH gene encoding nitrate reductase subunit beta has product MDVRAHVAMVFHLDKCIGCHTCSVACKNVWTDRAGAEYMWWNNVETKPGTGYPTLWEDQLNYKGGWELTAKRELKLRCQTKVSSFLKLFYNPNQPGLDDYYEPWTYTYQNLFDAEAGDDQPTAVPISQITGDVMNIEAGPNWDDDLGGSPVYAENDPNLKQLTEDERRMLFEIENISMMYLPRICNHCANPSCVASCPSGALYKRGEDGIVLVNQEKCRGWRACVSACPYKKMYYNWQTGKSEKCILCFPRVETGQPPACFHACVGRIRYMGVLLYDADRIEESMKAPERSLVEAHRSILLDPNDPGVAREAEKSGVSEKFVAAARRSPVYKYVKEWELALPLHPEFRTMPMLYYVPPMLPVSGRVGDGIYQHDAEEFFSHLDKARLPMRYLAALFAAGNEEIIHAAMKKQMAVRYFKRAQELDDVEPEKVKRVLREGHVTPEQAEAIYRMTALGSIENRYAMPPIQREEAIEGDNSEGCAPERCKGQCGFGPVQTPKRGS; this is encoded by the coding sequence ATGGACGTACGCGCTCACGTAGCGATGGTGTTTCACCTCGACAAGTGCATTGGGTGTCACACGTGCAGCGTCGCCTGCAAGAACGTGTGGACGGATCGAGCCGGCGCCGAATACATGTGGTGGAACAACGTCGAGACTAAGCCGGGAACGGGCTACCCGACGCTTTGGGAAGACCAACTCAACTACAAAGGCGGCTGGGAACTGACCGCGAAGCGGGAATTGAAGCTGCGTTGTCAAACCAAGGTGAGCAGCTTTCTTAAGTTGTTCTATAACCCCAATCAGCCGGGGCTGGACGATTACTACGAGCCATGGACCTATACGTATCAGAACCTGTTTGATGCAGAGGCCGGAGACGACCAGCCGACCGCCGTGCCCATCTCGCAGATAACCGGAGACGTGATGAACATCGAGGCCGGTCCCAATTGGGATGACGACCTCGGCGGTTCGCCGGTGTACGCAGAGAATGACCCGAACCTCAAGCAGCTTACGGAGGATGAGCGGCGGATGCTGTTTGAGATCGAGAACATCTCGATGATGTATCTCCCGCGCATCTGCAATCACTGCGCAAATCCGAGTTGCGTCGCTTCATGCCCTTCGGGGGCCCTGTACAAACGAGGCGAGGACGGCATCGTATTGGTCAATCAGGAAAAATGCCGCGGGTGGCGGGCCTGCGTCTCGGCGTGTCCTTACAAGAAGATGTACTACAACTGGCAGACTGGCAAGTCCGAGAAGTGCATTCTCTGCTTCCCTCGCGTCGAGACAGGGCAGCCACCTGCCTGCTTCCATGCGTGCGTGGGGCGCATCCGCTACATGGGTGTCCTCTTGTATGACGCGGACCGCATCGAGGAATCCATGAAAGCGCCTGAGCGATCTCTGGTCGAAGCGCACCGAAGCATACTACTCGATCCGAATGATCCCGGCGTGGCGCGTGAAGCAGAGAAATCCGGTGTTAGCGAGAAGTTCGTGGCTGCCGCTCGACGCTCCCCCGTATACAAATATGTGAAGGAGTGGGAACTCGCGCTGCCGCTCCATCCCGAATTTCGCACGATGCCCATGCTGTACTACGTCCCGCCGATGTTGCCGGTCTCCGGCCGCGTTGGAGACGGCATCTATCAGCACGATGCTGAGGAGTTCTTCTCTCATCTTGACAAGGCGAGGTTGCCAATGCGCTATCTCGCAGCACTATTTGCTGCTGGAAACGAGGAAATCATCCACGCGGCCATGAAGAAGCAAATGGCCGTGCGTTACTTCAAGCGAGCCCAGGAACTCGATGATGTGGAGCCGGAGAAGGTGAAGCGCGTCTTGCGCGAGGGGCATGTCACGCCGGAACAGGCGGAAGCCATCTATCGCATGACCGCCCTGGGCTCCATCGAAAACCGATACGCCATGCCGCCGATCCAGCGTGAAGAAGCCATTG